The following are encoded in a window of Mumia flava genomic DNA:
- a CDS encoding amidohydrolase family protein — translation MQVRAARPPRPPDFVRPDRGLRAVRCEAAAMDTLLRGARVIDPGTTFDGDADVLVRDGRIAALGPDLAVPDGADVLDVAGLVVGPGFVDLHSHVHSIAGQRLQAMDGVTTALDLEAGLMPVAAAYANAAREGRPLNYGFSASWGTARAQAHLGIEPDARFETGLALLGEPQWQRSSSPRELAHWLSLLERELGDGALGIGILLGYAPRTDPAELTAVARLAASAGAPTYTHVRELVEADPTTPVDGSEELMIAAAETGAAMHHCHVNSTSRRHVDRVLAMLDRSRASGSRMTVEAYPYGAGSTGVGAYFLAPERLGAWGIGPSSIVMVETGERIENETRLREIRASDPGAECIVEFLDERDPADREVLHQALAFPDAIVASDAMPLMWGGGVLDTRDWPLPPGAGTHPRTSGTFAKSLRTMVRETGTWTWLEAFRRCSFLPARVLDEVAPGAAAKGHLGIGADADLVVLDPDRISDAATYLDATRPSVGVQHLLVGGVPVVRDGDLLTDAYPGKALRGEPR, via the coding sequence GTGCAGGTTCGTGCGGCGCGACCACCCCGACCGCCTGACTTCGTGCGCCCCGACCGAGGTCTGCGAGCGGTCCGGTGCGAGGCTGCGGCCATGGACACCCTGCTGCGCGGCGCGCGCGTGATCGACCCGGGCACGACGTTCGACGGCGACGCCGACGTGCTCGTCCGGGACGGCCGGATCGCCGCGCTCGGCCCCGACCTCGCGGTCCCGGACGGTGCGGACGTCCTCGACGTCGCCGGGCTCGTCGTCGGGCCGGGATTCGTCGACCTGCACAGCCACGTCCACTCGATCGCCGGGCAGCGGCTCCAGGCGATGGACGGGGTCACGACCGCGCTCGACCTGGAGGCCGGGCTGATGCCGGTCGCGGCTGCGTACGCGAACGCGGCGCGTGAGGGCCGCCCGTTGAACTACGGGTTCTCCGCGTCGTGGGGGACCGCACGGGCGCAGGCGCACCTCGGGATCGAGCCCGACGCGCGGTTCGAGACCGGGCTCGCGCTGCTCGGCGAGCCGCAGTGGCAGCGCTCGTCGTCGCCGCGCGAGCTCGCGCACTGGTTGTCGCTGCTCGAGCGAGAGCTCGGCGACGGCGCGCTCGGGATCGGCATCCTGCTCGGGTACGCGCCCCGGACCGACCCGGCGGAGCTCACCGCGGTCGCGCGGCTCGCGGCGTCCGCCGGCGCCCCCACGTACACGCACGTCCGCGAGCTCGTCGAGGCCGACCCGACGACCCCGGTCGACGGGTCGGAGGAGCTGATGATCGCCGCCGCCGAGACCGGGGCGGCGATGCACCACTGCCACGTCAACAGCACGTCGCGGCGCCACGTCGACCGCGTGCTCGCGATGCTCGACCGCTCCCGCGCGTCCGGGTCGCGGATGACCGTCGAGGCCTACCCGTACGGCGCGGGCAGCACGGGGGTCGGCGCGTACTTCCTCGCCCCCGAGCGCCTCGGCGCCTGGGGGATCGGGCCGTCCAGCATCGTCATGGTCGAGACGGGCGAGCGGATCGAGAACGAGACCCGGCTGCGCGAGATCCGCGCGAGCGACCCCGGCGCGGAGTGCATCGTCGAGTTCCTGGACGAGCGCGACCCGGCGGACCGAGAGGTCCTGCACCAGGCCCTGGCGTTCCCCGACGCGATCGTCGCGAGCGACGCGATGCCCCTGATGTGGGGCGGCGGCGTGCTCGACACCCGCGACTGGCCGCTCCCGCCCGGCGCCGGCACGCACCCCCGCACGTCCGGGACCTTCGCGAAGTCGCTGCGCACGATGGTCCGCGAGACCGGCACGTGGACGTGGCTCGAGGCGTTCCGACGGTGCTCGTTCCTGCCCGCTCGGGTGCTGGACGAGGTCGCGCCCGGGGCCGCCGCGAAGGGGCATCTCGGGATCGGCGCGGACGCCGACCTCGTCGTCCTCGACCCCGACCGGATCAGCGACGCCGCGACGTACCTCGATGCGACGAGGCCGTCCGTCGGCGTGCAGCACCTGCTCGTCGGCGGCGTCCCGGTCGTCCGCGACGGCGACCTGCTCACCGACGCGTACCCGGGGAAGGCCCTGCGCGGCGAGCCGCGCTGA
- a CDS encoding BMP family ABC transporter substrate-binding protein gives MTRSPRPRTRLAALALVPVLTLGLASCGESEESSASEKLAVGVFLPGSISDTGFMQSAYEGVERIETDMADEVDISFVEEVAQPDYQQVLNKLASENDLVVSVGGQTDADLRTVAPTFPDVTFVEIGGPSDAEPMENLAYYDPEQAEAEYLSGAAAALVSESGSIGFIGGIELPAIVNASQAFANGAEAAVPGTTVVDAQFIGDFNDPAKAKQAAAANYGAGVDVIGQIVNLGKTGIEQAARDADGSMVGGPIPGECSADSPYIGYVKTDIGAEIEYAVDVVLDDTFEAAQVPFGLTTDRDGTDFTLCTDDAEVVAALDEIRESVASGDVEPY, from the coding sequence ATGACCCGCAGCCCCCGCCCCCGTACCCGGCTCGCCGCTCTCGCCCTCGTCCCGGTCCTCACCCTCGGCCTCGCGTCGTGCGGTGAGTCCGAGGAGTCGTCCGCATCGGAGAAGCTCGCCGTCGGCGTCTTCCTGCCCGGCTCGATCTCCGACACCGGCTTCATGCAGTCCGCCTACGAAGGTGTCGAGCGGATCGAGACCGACATGGCCGACGAGGTCGACATCTCCTTCGTCGAGGAGGTCGCCCAGCCCGACTACCAGCAGGTCCTCAACAAGCTCGCGAGCGAGAACGACCTCGTCGTCTCCGTCGGCGGCCAGACCGACGCCGACCTCCGCACGGTCGCGCCGACCTTCCCCGACGTCACCTTCGTCGAGATCGGCGGTCCGTCCGACGCCGAGCCGATGGAGAACCTCGCGTACTACGATCCCGAGCAGGCCGAGGCCGAGTACCTCTCCGGCGCCGCAGCCGCCCTCGTCTCGGAGTCCGGCTCGATCGGGTTCATCGGCGGCATCGAGCTGCCCGCGATCGTGAACGCCTCCCAGGCGTTCGCGAACGGCGCCGAGGCCGCGGTCCCCGGGACCACCGTGGTCGACGCCCAGTTCATCGGCGACTTCAACGACCCGGCGAAGGCCAAGCAGGCCGCCGCCGCGAACTACGGCGCCGGCGTGGACGTGATCGGGCAGATCGTGAACCTCGGAAAGACCGGCATCGAGCAGGCCGCACGCGACGCCGACGGCTCGATGGTCGGCGGTCCGATCCCCGGCGAGTGCTCGGCCGACTCCCCCTACATCGGTTACGTCAAGACCGACATCGGCGCGGAGATCGAGTACGCCGTCGACGTGGTGCTGGACGACACCTTCGAGGCCGCCCAGGTCCCCTTCGGACTCACCACGGACCGTGACGGCACGGACTTCACGCTCTGCACCGACGACGCCGAGGTCGTCGCCGCTCTCGACGAGATCCGCGAGTCGGTCGCCTCGGGCGACGTCGAGCCGTACTGA
- a CDS encoding ABC transporter ATP-binding protein codes for MNRTAHRPADITPPTGPPALALHGISRRFGGLTALDAVDVEIVGGEVHCVLGENGAGKSTLCNLVYGSLPPSSGRMEVAGRTYAPDSPAEAMTHGIAMVHQHFSLVPTLTVEENLLLGGGFRLDRAALLERLARIESDYGLVVELGARAGALSVGRRQRVEIVKALLGAPSLLLFDEPTGVLGPDEVGTFLATASRIAEAGAAVVLITHKLHEVREIGDVATVLRHGRVVGSGRLEDLPDSDLVAMMVGGGRGDLDPVLAAGIGLDVPSASAPPSGAGGTPGRPRAAEVERPQADAAGTAPVLVVEDLAAPDPHGGAGLDGASLVVEPGRIVGVAGVEGNGQSALVAALSGAISPTRGAVRLRGVDITTATPAVRTAAGLAVIPEDRHHEAVVADLSVTENLLLGRASGFTRFGLLDRRAMRRRATELCAAHDVRVPSVDAPMSTLSGGNQQKAVLARELSLDPLTCVVAAHPTRGLDVGAVQAVATQLRAAATRGVAVLVVSGELEELLALSDSVVVAFRGALLGPVDPRLPDARDQLARLMTGART; via the coding sequence ATGAACCGGACCGCGCACCGCCCGGCCGACATCACGCCGCCGACAGGACCGCCCGCGTTGGCGCTGCACGGGATCTCGCGTCGCTTCGGCGGCCTGACCGCGCTCGACGCGGTGGACGTCGAGATCGTCGGCGGCGAGGTCCACTGCGTGCTCGGGGAGAACGGCGCGGGCAAGTCGACGCTGTGCAACCTCGTGTACGGGTCGCTGCCGCCGTCGTCCGGACGCATGGAGGTCGCGGGTCGCACGTACGCGCCGGACAGCCCGGCCGAGGCGATGACGCACGGGATCGCGATGGTGCACCAGCACTTCAGCCTGGTCCCCACGCTGACGGTGGAGGAGAACCTGCTGCTCGGCGGCGGGTTCCGGCTCGACCGGGCGGCGCTGCTCGAGCGACTGGCCCGGATCGAGTCGGACTACGGCCTGGTCGTCGAGCTCGGGGCGCGTGCCGGCGCCCTGTCGGTCGGGCGTCGGCAGCGCGTCGAGATCGTGAAGGCGCTGCTGGGGGCGCCGTCGCTCCTGCTGTTCGACGAGCCCACGGGTGTGCTCGGACCCGATGAGGTCGGGACCTTCCTCGCGACCGCGAGCCGGATCGCCGAGGCCGGTGCCGCCGTCGTGCTGATCACGCACAAGCTGCACGAGGTCCGCGAGATCGGCGACGTCGCCACCGTGCTCCGCCACGGACGGGTCGTCGGGTCGGGCCGGCTCGAGGACCTGCCCGACTCGGACCTCGTCGCGATGATGGTCGGCGGCGGTCGGGGGGACCTCGACCCGGTGCTCGCCGCCGGCATCGGTCTGGACGTGCCGTCCGCATCCGCGCCCCCGAGCGGTGCGGGCGGCACGCCCGGACGACCCCGTGCCGCCGAGGTCGAACGACCGCAGGCCGATGCTGCCGGTACGGCGCCGGTGCTGGTCGTCGAGGACCTCGCGGCACCCGACCCGCACGGCGGCGCCGGGCTCGACGGTGCGAGCCTGGTCGTCGAACCCGGCCGGATCGTCGGCGTCGCCGGCGTGGAGGGCAACGGCCAGTCCGCGCTCGTCGCCGCACTGTCCGGCGCGATCTCGCCCACGCGGGGAGCGGTCCGACTGCGCGGGGTCGACATCACCACGGCCACCCCCGCCGTACGCACGGCTGCGGGTCTGGCCGTCATCCCCGAGGACCGTCACCACGAGGCCGTGGTTGCCGACCTGAGCGTGACCGAGAACCTCCTGCTCGGCCGGGCGAGCGGCTTCACGCGGTTCGGGCTGCTGGACCGGCGCGCGATGCGCCGCCGCGCCACCGAGCTGTGCGCTGCGCACGACGTCCGCGTGCCGTCCGTCGATGCGCCGATGTCGACGCTGTCCGGAGGCAACCAGCAGAAGGCGGTGCTGGCACGGGAGCTGTCCCTGGATCCGCTCACCTGCGTGGTCGCGGCCCACCCCACCCGCGGACTCGACGTCGGCGCCGTGCAGGCCGTCGCGACCCAGCTGCGCGCCGCGGCGACGCGCGGAGTCGCGGTCCTCGTCGTCTCCGGCGAGCTCGAGGAGCTGCTCGCGCTCAGCGACAGCGTCGTCGTCGCCTTCCGCGGCGCGCTGCTCGGTCCGGTCGACCCGCGCCTCCCCGACGCACGCGACCAGCTCGCACGCCTGATGACAGGAGCCCGTACGTGA
- a CDS encoding GntR family transcriptional regulator yields MSGSGTARPTASLRLHAYETLKSRIIDLDLAPGQRLVERDVAAELGVSRVPLREALHMLEAEGLVVVVPRQGAMVAAFTPDDIRALFEVRESVEVLAARLAAERRSDSDLARMRTLLVEAQVALDAGDDAATAAANAGFHRAVLDACGNPLLQSMMGPLQARVQWLFHLTKRRDTREQREEHAGILDAIDARDGERAAQLYLAHIAEGLEPTLAMSGSWASEAFDPVEVTRSRNRVAAGPTR; encoded by the coding sequence GTGAGCGGATCCGGGACAGCGCGACCGACCGCGTCGCTGCGCCTGCACGCGTACGAGACGCTCAAGTCGCGGATCATCGACCTGGATCTCGCCCCGGGACAGCGCCTGGTCGAGCGGGACGTCGCGGCGGAGCTCGGGGTCTCCCGGGTCCCGTTGCGCGAGGCCCTGCACATGCTCGAGGCCGAGGGTCTCGTCGTGGTCGTGCCGCGGCAGGGCGCGATGGTCGCCGCGTTCACCCCGGACGACATCCGCGCGCTCTTCGAGGTGCGCGAGTCCGTCGAGGTGCTGGCCGCGCGGCTGGCCGCCGAGCGGCGCAGCGACAGCGACCTCGCACGCATGCGCACGCTGCTCGTCGAGGCGCAGGTCGCCCTCGACGCCGGAGACGACGCCGCGACCGCGGCCGCGAACGCCGGGTTCCACCGCGCGGTGCTGGACGCCTGCGGCAACCCGCTGCTCCAGTCGATGATGGGGCCGCTCCAGGCGCGGGTGCAGTGGCTGTTCCACCTCACCAAGCGGCGCGACACCCGCGAGCAGCGCGAGGAGCACGCCGGCATCCTCGACGCGATCGACGCGCGCGACGGCGAGCGGGCCGCGCAGCTCTACCTCGCGCACATCGCCGAAGGACTCGAGCCGACGCTGGCGATGTCGGGATCCTGGGCGTCGGAGGCGTTCGACCCGGTCGAGGTCACACGCTCACGCAACCGCGTCGCCGCCGGCCCCACCCGCTGA